From the genome of Setaria viridis chromosome 1, Setaria_viridis_v4.0, whole genome shotgun sequence:
acTCACGCTTGAGGGCTGGGCGCTTATTtcagtcggcgtgcctccgtggctccgccagtcctcgcgctcacgctcgggggctggacgcctatttcagacggcatgcctccgtggctccgccagtcctcgcactCACGCTTGGGGGCTgagcgcctatttcaggttggcatgcctccatggctccaccagtcctcgcgctcacgctcgggggctggacatCTATTTCATGTCGATACTGCAGATATTGTGGGATActtattgtaatccgactcagattgctttcgatgtaacaaccgagtaggattagattcaaaccgacttgtaatcctaggtcgtcagcctatataaggcggccaagggtgcCTCCCGAGGGAATCCCATCGCATCTCAATTCTCCGCAtatcataccagcaatacaatccagcaaaatacaagacgtagggtattactctccggaggcccgaatcTATCTAAACCttcatgttctcgtgattaccttagagttcttggtctcacaatcCTCCCTACCTACAAATCTACTAATTAGGTAACCTTTGGTGGGCCGCcagctactaaatccgacaggtAGCAATGACATCTACTTGGACGGGGTAAGAACAAGATAGGCTGGAAGTTGAAGATAATCATTGTACCATCCTATCAAGATCAGAcgcatgaaaagaaaaataacttcCTTTTCAGGCAATGGAGTTGTAGAACCTCCTAAGTTTTGACAAAGAAAACTGAAACCTCGTTTAACAATTGTTTTAAATATCTGACTAGTTGGCAATATTTTTCTTTCCGTAGCATTGTTTCAATTGGTATTTGATCTAATGTTATTAAATGTGGCGTTGAATTGCTACAGACGTTATTCAAGTGAAAATAACGGCAGCAATAGCCAAAAAAAATGATAACAAACGTTAATATACTCATCACACATAGATGATTTCATCCCTAACCAATTTCACTCCGGTGAATTCACACAGCTGATTCAAACAATGTACTGTATTTCAGATCGTGCAATGCACCAAAAGAAGTTAAATAGAAACAGTGAATTTACTCTAAAAACAGAAAGGAGGCATGGAAATCGCGGTAGGATACCCTCGTTCTCTCAACAAAATGGATTGCGATTCAAGCAGCAGTAAGCTAGAACCATAAAAGCACACTCAGATTTACGTATCTCTCTGTAGTCTGTACCGTTGTAtctacaaaaaaaattacaagcAAAGGTGGCGAGCCGTTTAGGCAGAGGTGGTATGCGACGACGATGACACGGCCGGTGAGTCCGAGCTAGCGTCACCGCTACGCCGGCCACCCGAGCACCTGCTCGATTGCCTCTGGCCCTGCCGCGTTCCAGATGGCAACGTCGCCACCGGTGCATAGACCGTGTTGGCGGTTCCTGACGCGTCGCCAGCTAGCTGCACCTGTGACTGTGCCGCTGCTGCAGCAgatgctgcagcggcggcggtagcgTACTCTGCCGGCGGCACCCAGATGCCTCCCACCACGACAAACTGTGGCGCGGGCTGCGCTGCGCTGGTGCTAGTGCTCTGGACCACCGTCGTCGAGTTCGGCCGCCTCGTGTGCAGACGATACTTCTGAACCATCAAACATTTCAAAAATGAAAGGCATATAAGTACTAACGGTCTAACAGACGCCACTATATGATGTTAACGTAAACAGGGCATAATTAGCATCGCCAAATGTAAACAAAAGACGCTAGCGTTAATAAGGGGGTATAATTCATACTAGTAGTATAAGATAAGACTGACCTGCAAATGGCTCTTGACCTCGTCGTTGGTGAGACCGTCGACCTTCATGAGCTCCCGGATCTGCTTCGGCGTCGCCACTGCTTGCGCGTACATTAAAATGGAATGAGATTAGTTTGTACACATTTTGAACTGTTGGTGAGCTGGTAAGATAATGCAATTTAATCGGTACTGTCGGGCACACCAACCGTGGGATCCGCCGAGCTGCTGAAGCGCCTGCAGGAACCGGCGGTGGAGCTCCGGCGCCCAGCACCGACGCGGCTTCCGGTTGGGCGCCTGCGACTGACCCTCTTTATCCTTGCTATATTTCCCCATGTCTTTGGCGTCTTTGTTCATCTCTTTGTCGCTGTGCTTCTCCGACGTATCAGTGGCCACTTTATCGCAGCTGTCCCCGACAACCGCCGAACTCGCCGCGGCCGTGGTCGGCGAGGCCGGCATCTCGGCGCGCTTCTCCTTCACGAATGGCTGAAACGCGTCTCCGGCCTTCCTGGTGTTCAGAGCCACCGGCTTGCACAGCAGCTCCTGGTGGATtgagatggatgatgattacttCCAAGTTCCAAGTACCACACGAAAGATGAACCAAACAACACGAATTGTCCGTACTGTATACCTTGCGCGGGGATGATGGCTGCTGCTGGGGTTCCTGGCTCCAGAGCTGCACAGACTGGAGCCAGTCAGGCATCGCCTTGTTGGCCTCCGTCGGTGGCGACTGCCTGCCATGTGTCTCAGccgccttctctttcttcccgACATCGTTGGTCGCGGCAGCGTCGTCGGCGCTCTCGTGCTCATCGGAGGACAACGAGAGGCTGGGCTTGAGCGGCATGAACTCCTCAAGCACAGGGCCGTGGTCACTGACCGTCCCCTCGCTGCCGACACCGTGCATCTGGCTCTTCATCCCCTCAATAGCTGCACATACAAATGGACGACACAGTTGAGTGCTGAGACTAACCAACCGCATGGAATGGAAGGACGAGGAGCTGAGCCGTGAGACAGGGAGCCCACACATGATGTGAGAGCGTACGTACTCTGCGTGACGAGCTGGAGGCAGAGGGGTAGCTCCCGCTTGAAGACCTGGATTTTTCGTCGCTCCTCCTCGAGCGCGAGCAGGTACtcgctgcagcggcggcggtgggcgtaTTGTGGTGACGGTAGCGGTGGGTCCATCTCGATCTCCTGCGCCGCGCTGGTGATACAGCGAGGCTCGATCGACCACCTATTGCTTCTGCTcgccgtgggagagaggaggagaagacgaGAGGGAAATGAAGGGCGGAATCGGGGTCGGGGCGTCGCGTACCACGAAGACAGACGGGAAGGGAGTGAGGGCCTGACGGGTGGGTGGATAGATAGGGACGGACGGAAGCAAGGGAGCAGAGGAGGGCGTGAATATTCGGTGGGGATTCCAGTTCCGCAATGCGGGTGGGGTTGCATGGAGAAGTTAAGAACGGGTTAACAATGCAACGGGATAACACCAACGAGGATGCCATTGGCAGTTTGGCATGGATAGATAGTCAATTCCCAAAGCATGGGAAAAAGCTCCACGAGTACGCACCAGGAGTACACACCACGAGATGAATGATTAGCTCATGTTCCCTCCGtcttaaattactatttattttgatttttctaggtacatTATATGCAGCTAGATATATATAATACATACCAAAaagttatgtatatagaaaaaccaaaacgaatagtaatttggaacggataaATTACTGCATAACACCTACAACGGGGTAACTCTAACAGTCTGTAACCATGTTGACGCTGCTACTGGAGGAGCTTTCTTCCCACTCACTATCGTCCGAACAATAGATCTAATCGAGAAGATAGCCTCCAACCAATGATGGGGTGAAGAAGTATCGGTGTAAGATGACCTCGAGCGAACCGAAGGGTAAAGAGGCAGACCCCCGGTTCAATTCCATTTTGCTCTGTGATTAACCTACTCCTTCATTTTTCTACACGGTCCAAAATACAAATAAGTAAAGTAATGAATAGGAAATGAAAGCATTAAGTGGCTTGCACTAACTTCAGACCAGCCGTCCCGTCAATTATAGTCATCCAAACTTGAACCTAAGAGAGGCTTGAGGGCCGGCTTTTGGACCATCGCAAACGGGCCTCTTTTTATAGAGAGGTGAATTGCCTTAAAGTACAATTAAGCTTTTCTATTACACAACAATTAGATTATAAGAATATTCTAGGGGAATTCCAGCTTCATGGTACGGAGACCCTATGCCAGCGTGTCAGCTCAGTTTCCTCCTCTCTCGATGTCGTTCTTGCCCTTCGGATGCCCATTCTTTGCTTGCTTAGATCCCGCCTCCTAGTGATGAGCATATCGCTTGAGTAGTGATTTCCTCAAGCCTGAGGCCTTCAGGACTCGACCCTTCCGTGCACCGCACGAAGGGGCCTTCATGGTCCTCCTCTCCCGTCACTCCGAAGGGTCCTTCAGCTTCTTGTGCACAGAAATTACTCGCAAGAAAGTAAAACCCGACATTAGGTTTCCGTCATCCTCCTTCCGAAGGTGGTTCCCCCGATAGTAGCCCCTAGTTAGTGTGGGCCATCTATTCTCCGATGGGACGAACTCACGACTTTTTTACAGGGTAAAATCATGTTTGGAACGCCTCCCTGATTCAACCCATTTGCGATGATGTTGCCCTAATTTACTCTCTTACGTTTTTACCCTTTGCTTTTTACCATGCAATATTACATTACTAGAAAACTCCCCTTATAGCAATGCTCTAGTAGTAACGCAAGCTAAAAGAGATCTACATCAGCACATAAATATGTTTTTGACACGAATTTGAAAACTGTTGACACTCGctatttacacacttttagtgctatttaactagtattttcatgcttattcttgtactaacccaccacttggcatcTGAAATACCCCATTATttcatatgtgttgtattttggagcatattgtattttggcaagaaatacgacataatcaagggggttttcataaagagcttaatgtatatttggacatggatcatcgagggaagccagcacgaggaaggagaggaccagaagaGCTAGAAAGGGcataggccgatcagcctgggaccctctaggccaatcggcctggcttATTCCAGGGCCCGGTCAACCTCCTGTTTCTTCAACGTGAAGTCTATGATGTTGTCTACGATTTTTTTTACTGACATTGACACAAAGTCACCGCCTATGAAGACTATAAATATCCCCTCATGGATATCAAGGAAGGAGAGTTGCAAAAGAGAGGGAACACCatgcaaacaccatccaccgtAGCTACAAGGAGTAAAAATGGAGACAAGATTGGATCTAAAGGAGGCCACGCAAAGCGGAGCACCAAAGGAGGGGAAAACCTACCAAGCTGATcagcttggaggtgcccaggccaatcagcctggggCTTTCCTGCCCCCATTCGTCTTCATCttcggtccagttgatctacatgACGTCCTTTACCCCCTTTttcatcaacatgtgtaagGTCATGGGGTAATACCTCTGTTTGTCCTCAGGGTTGTATAGAGATCTTCATTTGTAATTGCTGAACCTCTGTTTAAGATCTTTTTTGTTACcattcatatcttgatgatgctgtTTCATGTAAAGGCTTGCCAACGCTACTTTAGGTTGCTTTATTGCTTACCTAGAACAATCAACATGCCGTGTTCTTATGTTCCAATAGTTGAGTACCCTTGTGTAGTGACAGTAttgcgagagggaaagtgttgggcatggttcatatccactcacaataacacttagatctagttcATTCGTGCATGGCAgttgcatctacaagtgatcctagatccctaggacaagcgtttAATCTATCTTGTTCACACCTCTACTCTCTATATGCTTGATATTGATTgtttagttcttttgttagcatAATCATATCCTATACACAAAGCTTTCAGTTACattgattagtgcttagttaagtgtGCAAATCCCTTGTTATGTGGATTAATAAACCTTGGGGGTATCTCTAGGGAAAAAGCTACAATtgatctgtgcgcttgcggttcataatTTGGCATGCtaacactactagatttttggtctatTGCAACGGCGGAAAAACAttgcaatatgcccaaaatcaatgcaatatatagcaattgcaatggcgactggttggttggcaggcgtggcaagtactggcattgcaatagctctttgcaacATTTTTTGTGGGTCATTGCAacttatggtaattgccacacactttttcgttgcattatagagtatggcggaggatttcgttgcattaccatgtattgcaacgcaagcagtcattgctatagtacgtaGTTGCAACGTACAAACTCTGTGGTAATATAGTATTTCGCAACGATTTACATGGTGGcaatagaatatattgccacggaaatttgacattgtgacatatcctatggcaactaaatttctttcgtggaaataaactatattgcaatGGAACCATTTttggtggcaataattagttttgcaatggAAACTATTACGTGGTGACTGAtcctatggcaacacaattgctttcgtggcaataacttatattgccacAGAAACATGTTTGGTAGCGTTAATTCAGTTTGCAACGAAAAATATTATGTTGTGAcagatcatatggcaacacaattggttttgtcgaaataaactatattgccatggaaacatatgtggtggcaataattCATTTTGCAACAGACAATATTACGTTATCACAGattctatggcaacacaatttgtATCAAACCAAATCCAATGTagcaaaaattgaatttttcaaattcGTCTCTGGTAGAGATAATACAATATAGCCAAACATCTAACAGATCGACAATACAATATAGCCAAATATCTATCAGATCGACAACCTTTACTACCTATGCCACAAACAATATGGTCCAGCATCCATTCATGTTAGCATGACAGCATCTACCAAAAACAGCATCCATTCATGTTTGCATAACTTGAAGAGGCAATCCAAGCTCCCCGGATAGTCATCGTCTTGTCTATGAGATTCAGGCCCGTCATCTGCAAGCCGTTCTGCTCCTCCCCGTCATCTCCCACATACTTAACCTGCAGAGGAACAAGATAACATGTGATCGGCATATAGCAGTTATATACAGGCATACAGTTGCATATTACCTTTGATTGACATATAACATGTGATCGCAACGACACCATGATGCGTGCATGAGCTGGTTCATCCCATTTTTTCATCTCCTTACTTCCACAGCAGCGCCTCCAACAAGCGTTGGAACGCTTGCCTTTGTGTTGTGCACACTGTTGATGCGTGACTTGCAAGGCTAGCTGCGCATAGGGCTGAATGATATGTATTCCTGCcctaaaaagtaaaaaaaaagatgtcttTACCCATTGTGAATTACCACAGCTTGTTATTACGTACCAAGAAATACAGAAAAAATAATATTGTAGTAGAACTAGAAGGTAGTGGACTATAATTTACGTTATTGAAAAAAGACACATAGTAGAATAGAATAGTAGATTATGGTTCAAAGTTTCTGAATTATAAACGCCGATCTGGACATATCTTTCTCTTCTTGTCCTGTTTCTGTGAGGAAGTAAGCATGTACAGTCTTGCAAGGAAAGCTTTGTCCATCACGGACCACTAGAGCAAGAGATTACCACACCAGTACATATCTCTGGTCTGACTAAAAGGAATCAATGGATGGAACTAAAAAGTAGTAGAAAGATTGGTTGAAGGTGTGAATGAAACTAATCTGTCAATTTGCAATTCCATTGAAGCCTGCCTAATTTAACGACAACCATTAGCATTAATCTCCTTTCCACCTTTACAAAGTGTTAGGTGCACACTATTAGCAGCATGACCTGTTGTTCCTATTAAGTGATGTTAGGAGTTAGGACCAATTGTAGACAGGGATACTTAAGCAGCAGCTATGAATGTTGCTGGTCTACTTTTTACATGTTTGATAAACCTAATGATATGAAGTTCTTGTTCGGTtagagtagagcatggaaataTAATTAGTAAAAATCAGCATGAAACAGCTTCTGCATGACAAACAAAAAATATTACTACCTGGAGTTATACAAAAAACATGTTAAATATTTCTATTCAATTGAACAACATGGAGACAGCTCAGCTGAACAGACCATATGCATTATGCCTCACCTAGACTAGATCAATTGTTTAAAAGATATAGTGCAAGTCAGATTACTGTAGCAGAGGCGGACAATCCTTTTGTTATGTAACTTCTAGCATTACACAATAGAAGATAAGGAAATCTGAATATAAAATTACACATAAGTTACATGTGGGACTGACTCCTAATAGCTGATACTGACATGTTCTCTCCTGTCAATATAAGcttgtaaaatttcttcaagGTAATCAATAAATTTCTGcaagaaaaaaatatgttagCATATAAAACTTTTCACACAATTCATATGGTAAAAGCTAGCGATGTGAGAAAACATACAATAGCATTAGATGACAAGAGATCACTTTTCAATTCGCGTATGGGCAGAAAGAAAGGTAAGGTGTGCTCAATCACAATCATCTTTTCCAAGAATGACTTGCTTTCCAAAACACAATGAAATATTTCACAAGGCTCACCTGCAAAATAGAATTCTTAATATTTGTACATAATTTCACCAGCAAAGAATGTCTCATACTGTATGCCAATTCTCACTTCATCCAAGCAATAGATAAcctattaaagagaagaaaattaAGTTTCAATATGCTAAAAATAACTGACAACTCAAGGAAAAGTCCACAACACTGGTTTGACAGATAGATTGGTTGTGGAGGTAACCAGTATAGATGTTTTGGATCCAGCTTTGGTTTATACTACAGGCAGGTAAGAACGACAGTGATTATTACTCAACTAATGTGCTAGGCAAGAGAGAGGATGAGTTATAGTAGATATTCAGAAGACAAGTACAAGCACAAAAACCAAGTTCACAAATCACAAGTATTGAATCACAGATCACAGATAAAAAAATGAAGCATGAGATGAACCTAATCGATTCACTTTTAGTCGGCCCCAGTGGCTGGAGACATCAGATAGACACGCACATAGAAGCTGGATCAATTCAAATGCTAGTATTATGCTAAGCAATCTCAGCACACGAACAGATGTAGCAACTGAACAAGCAAAGATTTCTCACATGAGCATGACGATTGCCAAGAAACATCACTAGTTGTTCTCTCCTCAACAAAATGGGATTAGATTACATCATCGCAGGAGCTGCATCACAACGAGATGAGATCCCATCACCACCCGGGGAAAGATCCTGAGATGGGCCTCAAATCAAATCCAATAAAAATACAGAGCGGcacaaagaaagaagagatCCACGAAGGATGGGGGCTGACCTAGGCGGAGGAGGGAAAGACGGAGGGGAGGATCCGGGACCCGATGGAGGTAGGCACTAAGCTTCTTGGAAGGCTCCATCTTGCGAGGTCCAATCTCAACGCGTGGCACGAAGAAGGCAGCGCCCCGGCGGAGGGCTCCGCGCCCGGCGGCACGAGGTCGAGCCCTAGATCTCCCTCATGGTAGCGGTGAAGGTGGGAGACGGTGGCGGTGAGGTTGTGCGTGCGCTAGGGTTGCGGCGaggtgggaggcggaggaggagtatGAGGCGCTAGGGTTGCCGGTGAAGACGGAGAGGGAGTTGAGGGAGGAGAAGACAGAAAGGGAGTTGAGGGAGGAGAAGGTACGACGGCGATGGATctggccggaggggaggggcacCACGGAGagggcggagagggaggagggggcgcggcggcAGTCGGATCTAGCCGAAAGGGAGGGGCGCTGCCCGCcggtgagggaggagagggggtgGGGAGAGGGGCACGGGTTCTGGGGAGAGGGGCGCGAGGGGGCGGGGAGAGGAGTGCGAGGGAGGGGTGCAcgtggaagaagaaaggaggccgGGAGGAGGGTGGAGGGCTTCGCCCGCAGTTAAGGGGAGgggatgttttttttattttttttctcttcctttttttgcaTGCCTAGGAAACGACCCAAACTTAGATTTGcttaaaatttttctttttcttttttattttattgcacTATTATGAAGTAacatacaaaaataattatgtAATATGGATcactatattttttatatacaatAGATTACATATAAGTTGCCTTATAGAAGTTTGAATCATTTATTATTTTGAACTCTTTAAATGATTTTCTAGGTGCTTAGTgaaagtaattccaagttgaactatgcgTATCTCTAGTAAAATTTAAATATTTGCAAAAAACATATATTTAGGCTCACATGTTTCATTATAGCCCATGTcttggagatagatgaaaaattcaagtGTTTTAtagggacaattcaaacttctgtctccaaattaccacataataattacaataatatctaaatttggtcagaaaattctacaaatttatatgacaacatattttg
Proteins encoded in this window:
- the LOC117854471 gene encoding transcription factor NIGT1, with product MDPPLPSPQYAHRRRCSEYLLALEEERRKIQVFKRELPLCLQLVTQTIEGMKSQMHGVGSEGTVSDHGPVLEEFMPLKPSLSLSSDEHESADDAAATNDVGKKEKAAETHGRQSPPTEANKAMPDWLQSVQLWSQEPQQQPSSPRKELLCKPVALNTRKAGDAFQPFVKEKRAEMPASPTTAAASSAVVGDSCDKVATDTSEKHSDKEMNKDAKDMGKYSKDKEGQSQAPNRKPRRCWAPELHRRFLQALQQLGGSHVATPKQIRELMKVDGLTNDEVKSHLQKYRLHTRRPNSTTVVQSTSTSAAQPAPQFVVVGGIWVPPAEYATAAAAASAAAAAQSQVQLAGDASGTANTVYAPVATLPSGTRQGQRQSSRCSGGRRSGDASSDSPAVSSSSHTTSA